The Coffea eugenioides isolate CCC68of chromosome 8, Ceug_1.0, whole genome shotgun sequence genome has a segment encoding these proteins:
- the LOC113780411 gene encoding uncharacterized protein LOC113780411 has product MATRVKEGLVGKEKRGISPSSKKSPSTSKEPSPNKRHDSTTSERSVPNYLKPTISSALDASRSHVKKHPPSESAQKATLARRRSFDKPLPPSHVQKTRISPNPRERNIRSSSFGVKTTTTSQKSPSDRLSKVPKSDGREHSLHPRPKNVKTSNITIKNQETQGSTFSVKPPTERPHGTVDTPVVVDFPQVAEHQEEDLGSTINEIDEDILNVGKENVSVTDEFLVLEDKIHSNVTKYEPESYELQEFKMIESSSILKDQDANIGARLEEPEDELQVGEITSNQSKILEHPHDKEEKNINNQDENVEEGPKVEAPKMEGENTKEDTIAAQTFDEKEESSDGSLVLDSQHETDSAKDVAKEVKKGPERETTKPEVIQGKNDSAPLSNNVIEVTASKLREQRKNKVKALAGAFETVISLQDNK; this is encoded by the coding sequence ATGGCAACAAGGGTAAAAGAAGGCTTGGTAGGTAAGGAAAAAAGGGGAATTTCTCCATCTTCTAAGAAAAGTCCCAGCACTTCAAAAGAGCCTTCTCCTAATAAAAGACATGATTCAACTACTTCAGAAAGAAGCGTTCCAAACTATCTTAAGCCAACCATAAGTTCAGCTCTTGATGCTTCTAGGTCTCATGTCAAGAAGCATCCTCCCAGTGAGTCTGCACAGAAGGCAACCCTTGCTAGAAGAAGATCCTTTGACAAGCCCCTCCCACCATCTCATGTACAAAAAACACGAATTTCTCCTAATCCTAGGGAAAGAAATATTAGATCCTCCTCTTTTGGTGTTAAGACAACCACTACTTCACAAAAATCCCCATCAGATAGATTATCAAAGGTACCAAAATCTGATGGTAGAGAGCACTCCCTGCATCCAAGACCAAAGAATGTGAAAACAAGCAACATAACTATAAAGAACCAAGAAACTCAGGGTAGTACTTTTTCAGTAAAGCCACCAACTGAAAGACCTCATGGTACAGTTGATACTCCAGTTGTGGTTGATTTTCCACAAGTAGCTGAACATCAAGAAGAAGATCTGGGTTCAACaattaatgaaattgatgaagacATTCTAAATGtgggaaaagaaaatgtaagTGTAACAGATGAATTTCTGGTCCTTGAAGATAAGATACATTCCAATGTGACAAAATATGAACCAGAAAGCTATGAACTTCAGGAATTCAAGATGATTGAGTCGTCCTCAATTTTGAAAGACCAAGATGCAAACATTGGTGCTAGACTTGAAGAACCAGAAGATGAATTACAGGTTGGAGAAATTACTAGCAATCAATCAAAAATACTAGAACATCCACATgataaagaggaaaaaaatatCAACAATCAAGACgaaaatgttgaagaaggccctAAAGTTGAGGCCCCAAAGATGGAAGGAGAAAATACCAAAGAGGATACTATTGCTGCTCAAACCTTtgatgaaaaggaagaaagtAGTGATGGAAGCCTAGTTCTTGACTCACAGCATGAAACAGATTCTGCAAAGGATGTTGCCAAAGAAGTGAAGAAAGGTCCTGAAAGGGAAACAACAAAACCAGAAGTGATTCAAGGGAAAAATGATTCAGCGCCATTATCCAACAATGTGATAGAGGTGACTGCAAGCAAGCTTCGAGAACAAAGGAAGAACAAGGTGAAAGCCTTAGCTGGTGCTTTTGAAACTGTCATATCATTACAAGACAACAAGTGA